The proteins below come from a single Columba livia isolate bColLiv1 breed racing homer chromosome 26, bColLiv1.pat.W.v2, whole genome shotgun sequence genomic window:
- the GPN2 gene encoding GPN-loop GTPase 2 isoform X1, translating to MSEGSQRNSPAFGQVVIGPPGSGKTTYCHSMRDFMGRIGRQVTVVNLDPANETIPYPCAVDIAELVTLPDVMENLRLGPNGGLIYCMEYLEANLDWLQEKLAAFRGHYYLFDCPGQVELYTHHDALKNVFAQLAKWNFRLAAVHLVDSHYCTDPGKFISVLCTSLSAMLHVELPHVNILSKMDLIEQYGKLAFNLDYYTEVLDLSYLVDHLASDPFFRNYRRLNEKLVEVIEDYSLVSFVPLNVQVMSRDCWIVEMRFLGQGEHAAGDAGGGQSQRLFLRRAGAPQPGSSDVGSGGSRFPLFFHTRRAGEVCAM from the exons ATGTCTGAGGGCAGCCAGAGGAACTCGCCAGCCTTTGGGCAGGTGGTGATCGGGCCACCGGGCTCTGGGAAGACGACGTATTGCCACAGCATGCGGGACTTCATGGGCAGGATCGGGCGGCAGGTGACGGTGGTGAACCTGGACCCTGCCAACGAGACCATACCCTACCCGTGCGCCGTGGACATCGCCGAGCTCGTCACGCTGCCCGACGTGATGGAGAACCTGAGGCTGGGACCCAACGGGGGGTTGATTTACTGCATGGAGTACCTGGAGGCCAACCTGGACTGGCTGCAGGAGAAGCTGGCCGCGTTCAGGGGGCACTACTACCTGTTCGACTGCCCGGGGCAGGTGGAGCTCTACACCCACCACGACGCCCTCAAGAACGTCTTCGCGCAGTTAGCCAAGTGGAATTTTAGG CTCGCTGCCGTGCACCTGGTGGACTCTCACTACTGTACGGACCCCGGCAAGTTCATCTCTGTCCTCTGCACCTCGCTCTCCGCCATGCTGCACGTGGAGCTGCCCCACGTCAACATCCTCTCCAAGATGGACCTGATCGAGCAATACGGCAAGTTGG CTTTCAACCTGGATTATTACACAGAGGTCCTGGATCTTTCTTACTTGGTTGACCATTTGGCTTCTGACCCCTTCTTCAGAAATTACCGCCGCCTCAACGAgaagctggtggaggtgatTGAGGATTACAGCCTGGTGTCCTTCGTTCCGCTCAACGTCCAGGTGATGAGCAGGGACTGTTGGAttgtggagatgaggttcttag GACAAGGAGAGCATGCGGCGGGTGATGCAGGCGGTGGACAAAGCCAACGGCTATTCCTTCGGCGAGCAGGAGCACCGCAGCCTGGAAGCTCTGATGTCGGCAGCGGTGGGAGCCGATTTCCACTTTTCTTC CACACTCGCCGTGCAGGAGAAGTATGTGCAATGTGA
- the GPATCH3 gene encoding G patch domain-containing protein 3 codes for MAAPGDSGGNGGAAARYCLVSGIPAALRSAQLRAYFSQFLEAGGFVCFHYRHRPERPPGEAAAPRTCCCPVAVRPGRARRLVRMYSGKRWVGPGGVSLPGRCLIRRVRLGPGTGTETFPNSGDKTAADESMTEADLKRLPEFNPPSFMPFGNVGTPLRVFLELIRACRLPPHVIKKLQLDFPKTGSSRRYGNVPFEYQDSETVIEEERVYTAAGDEITEGPEAGSQVTHSAGAEEDEEGQEEEEEESQSPSDDDNDTCEEWERHEALHEDVTKQERVEERLFEEEIELKWEKGGSGLVFYTDAQYWQEKNGDFDEQTADDWDVDMSIYYDKDGGDKDARDSVRMWLEQRLRDGLEDGSVSGQQIGTFERYTKGFGRKVLEQQGWTEGLGLGSSNSGMAEALDNEGQNPRCKRGLGYHGEKLPTFSKVKKPRRDVPVLISTIYDDPDPKDSGDQLLRRQPPTAMKYRQDMAFVRASHGALQSSGAQSR; via the exons ATGGCGGCGCCCGGAGACAGCGGCGGGAACGGCGGAGCCGCCGCCCGGTACTGCCTGGTGAGCGGCATCCCGGCCGCGCTGCGCTCCGCCCAGCTCCGCGCCTACTTCAGCCAGTTCCTGGAGGCCGGCGGCTTCGTCTGCTTCCACTACCGGCACCGGCCCGAGCGCCCGCCCGGGGAGGCCGCGGCCCCGCGCACTTGCTGCTGCCCGGTGGCCGTTCGGCCCGGCCGCGCCCGCCGCCTCGTCCGCATGTACTCGGGGAAGCGCTGGGTCGGGCCCGGCGGGGTCTCGCTGCCCGGCCGCTGCCTCATCCGCAGGGTTCGCCTGGGCCCCGGGACAG gCACAGAGACATTTCCCAACAGCGGGGACAAGACGGCCGCAGACGAATCTATGACAGAAGCGGACTTGAAGCGGCTGCCCGAGTTCAACCCCCCCTCCTTTATGCCTTTTGGGAATGTGGGCACCCCCCTGCGAGTTTTCCTGGAGCTGATCCGGGCCTGCAGGCTGCCTCCCCACGTCATCAAGAAACTGCAGCTGGATTTTCCAAAGACAGGCTCGTCCCGCAGGTACGGGAATGTGCCTTTTGAATACCAGGACAGTGAGACAGttatagaagaagaaagagtttaCACGGCCGCGGGGGATGAGATCACGGAGGGGCCTGAGGCGGGATCTCAGGTGACTCACTCAGCCGGTgctgaggaagatgaggaggggcaggaggaggaggaagaggagtcACAGTCACCCTCAGATGAT GACAATGACACGTGTGAGGAGTGGGAGCGACACGAGGCTCTGCACGAGGACGTCACCAAGCAGGAGCGCGTGGAGGAGCGGCTCTTTGAGGAGGAGATCGAGCTGAAGTGGGAGAAGGGCGGCTCCGGCCTCGTTTTCTACACGGATGCTCAGTACTGGCAGGAGAAGAACGGAG ACTTTGATGAGCAGACGGCGGATGACTGGGATGTGGACATGAGCATCTACTACGACAAAG ATGGAGGTGATAAGGACGCTCGGGACTCGGTCCGGATGTGGCTGGAACAGCGACTGCGGGACGGTTTGGAGGACGGTTCTGTTTCAGGACAACAAATCGGCACCTTTGAGAGATACACCAAG gGCTTCGGCAGGaaggtgctggagcagcagggctggacggaggggctggggctggggagcagcaatTCTGGAATGGCTGAAGCTTTGGACAACGAGGGGCAGAACCCCAGATGCAAGAGGGGGCTGGG GTACCACGGGGAGAAACTGCCAACTTTCAGCAAGGTGAAAAAGCCCCGGCGGGACGTTCCTGTCCTCATCTCGACCATCTATGATGACCCTGACCCGAAGGACAGCGGTGACCAGCTGCTCAGGCGCCAGCCGCCCACTGCCATGAAGTACAGGCAGGACATGGCGTTTGTCCGGGCGTCGCAcggggctctgcagagctctggtgCGCAGTCACGCTGA
- the GPN2 gene encoding GPN-loop GTPase 2 isoform X2 gives MSEGSQRNSPAFGQVVIGPPGSGKTTYCHSMRDFMGRIGRQVTVVNLDPANETIPYPCAVDIAELVTLPDVMENLRLGPNGGLIYCMEYLEANLDWLQEKLAAFRGHYYLFDCPGQVELYTHHDALKNVFAQLAKWNFRLAAVHLVDSHYCTDPGKFISVLCTSLSAMLHVELPHVNILSKMDLIEQYGKLAFNLDYYTEVLDLSYLVDHLASDPFFRNYRRLNEKLVEVIEDYSLVSFVPLNVQDKESMRRVMQAVDKANGYSFGEQEHRSLEALMSAAVGADFHFSSTLAVQEKYVQCEDKAVEEEVMGL, from the exons ATGTCTGAGGGCAGCCAGAGGAACTCGCCAGCCTTTGGGCAGGTGGTGATCGGGCCACCGGGCTCTGGGAAGACGACGTATTGCCACAGCATGCGGGACTTCATGGGCAGGATCGGGCGGCAGGTGACGGTGGTGAACCTGGACCCTGCCAACGAGACCATACCCTACCCGTGCGCCGTGGACATCGCCGAGCTCGTCACGCTGCCCGACGTGATGGAGAACCTGAGGCTGGGACCCAACGGGGGGTTGATTTACTGCATGGAGTACCTGGAGGCCAACCTGGACTGGCTGCAGGAGAAGCTGGCCGCGTTCAGGGGGCACTACTACCTGTTCGACTGCCCGGGGCAGGTGGAGCTCTACACCCACCACGACGCCCTCAAGAACGTCTTCGCGCAGTTAGCCAAGTGGAATTTTAGG CTCGCTGCCGTGCACCTGGTGGACTCTCACTACTGTACGGACCCCGGCAAGTTCATCTCTGTCCTCTGCACCTCGCTCTCCGCCATGCTGCACGTGGAGCTGCCCCACGTCAACATCCTCTCCAAGATGGACCTGATCGAGCAATACGGCAAGTTGG CTTTCAACCTGGATTATTACACAGAGGTCCTGGATCTTTCTTACTTGGTTGACCATTTGGCTTCTGACCCCTTCTTCAGAAATTACCGCCGCCTCAACGAgaagctggtggaggtgatTGAGGATTACAGCCTGGTGTCCTTCGTTCCGCTCAACGTCCAG GACAAGGAGAGCATGCGGCGGGTGATGCAGGCGGTGGACAAAGCCAACGGCTATTCCTTCGGCGAGCAGGAGCACCGCAGCCTGGAAGCTCTGATGTCGGCAGCGGTGGGAGCCGATTTCCACTTTTCTTC CACACTCGCCGTGCAGGAGAAGTATGTGCAATGTGAGGACAAAGCTGTGGAAGAAGAAGTGATGGGTCTGTAA
- the NR0B2 gene encoding nuclear receptor subfamily 0 group B member 2, whose translation MDVDCKRCRCHGEDNQTAILYTLLSQNLHSSPAHQRCLCHQRRTVCLRDPHVTCQAASNVLVKTVSFMKNLPCFRLLPREDQLLLLESCWVPLFLLGLVQEMVTFEVMETPAPSMLKKILLDGQSKWQEPEWMQPTLAAVQRLQCCLNSFWSLDLSPKEYAYLKGAVLFNPDVPGLRASLHIESLQREAQRALQELLQPLHPHDRGRFARILLISSTLKSISPALITDLFFRPVIGNADIVELIAEMLYEITGRPLAPSAH comes from the exons ATGGACGTGGACTGCAAGAGGTGCCGGTGCCACGGCGAGGACAATCAAACCGCCATCCTCTACACGCTCTTGAGCCAGAACCTGCACAGCAGCCCGGCCCACCAGCGCTGCCTGTGCCACCAGCGCCGCACCGTCTGCCTCCGCGACCCCCACGTCACCTGCCAGGCGGCTTCCAATGTGCTGGTCAAAACCGTCAGCTTCATGAAAAACCTCCCGTGTTTCCGCCTGCTGCCGCGAGAGgatcagctcctgctgctggagagctgctgggttCCCCTGTTCCTCCTGGGGCTGGTCCAGGAGATGGTAACCTTCGAGGTGATGGAGACCCCGGCTCCCAGCATGCTCAAAAAAATCCTCCTTGATGGCCAAAGCAAATGGCAGGAACCGGAGTGGATGCAGCCCACGCTGGCAGCTGTGCAGCGGCTCCAGTGCTGCCTCAACAGCTTCTGGAGCCTGGATCTGAGCCCCAAGGAATACGCGTACCTGAAGGGAGCCGTTCTCTTCAACCCCG ACGTCCCTGGGCTCAGGGCCTCCCTGCACATCGAGAGCCTCCAGCGGGAAGCCCAGCGAGCGCTTcaggagctcctgcagcccctgcacccccacgACCGCGGCCGCTTCGCCCGCATTTTGCTCATCTCCTCCACCTTAAAATCCATCTCTCCCGCTCTCATCACGGATCTCTTCTTCCGCCCCGTTATCGGCAACGCGGACATTGTCGAGCTCATCGCGGAAATGCTGTACGAAATCACCGGCCGGCCGCTGGCTCCCAGCGCACACTGA